The following are encoded in a window of Roseimaritima ulvae genomic DNA:
- a CDS encoding polyketide synthase — MANQQSHPYLDPRLGGLLAGLRARVRRYIVWDSLLAIVAVLLAGFWIGILLDYVPVLLGGTEMPRSARLLLLIAVGGVLLVLISRLLVGRLNRSLPDDSLALLLERHNPDLGGRLITAVQLGDPHRSGDAHAPALLQEVHQQVAAAADSVDTSRVLRREPLHRKAYAVVPLLVAAAALLIFSPQVFGRAAGRLLLLTDTPWPRDAELEMVGLEIPKVTAEQDDTGPVQKVEFHDGVARLAKGANATLRIRAAADDAVVPDVCTLYYKTEDGTRGQANMRRVGRVVDGFQDFVLDGPPLSGLAGDLSFSIRGLDARLDDFRIETVPPPSISRLKVITYYPGYLRTDPGSKLPDMTTDYQPGLRLREGSRVQLVGTASKPLADNLDVLVTSGETVVPVSDYELEADGKTFRFTIADVRQPISVVIVPIDREQISAQAPFRYFFGVVSDTPPEIEMRLQGIDLAVTAAARIPIEGTILDDYGVTAAEVSVVPVIEQVPQPTSQPVQIDRNGSFSTALDLRELTAAGRLTELLPGQAVNVFGEAADGYDLGGEHLSRSEVYRLEIVTADALLALLERRELALRARLEQTIDETRSLRDSLDLLRREGWTADVDSVAMQSAPEPDPANDDENDAADRQRQILRLRIQQAGLQASKTSEELSGLATSVDDLLAEMVNNRVDSVDRRKRLSEGVADPLRKVVDGSLDTLSQQITGMERRLDEPTVAREQTALAVQSADQVLLELTAVLEKMLDLESYNEILDLVRSLMEAQDGLIDDTETERNQRIRDLFK; from the coding sequence ATGGCAAACCAGCAATCCCATCCGTACCTCGATCCGCGACTAGGCGGGCTGCTGGCAGGACTGCGCGCCCGCGTTCGCCGGTACATCGTGTGGGACTCGCTGCTGGCGATCGTCGCCGTGCTGTTGGCGGGGTTCTGGATCGGAATCCTGCTGGATTATGTGCCGGTGTTATTGGGCGGCACGGAAATGCCCCGCTCGGCAAGGCTGCTGCTATTAATCGCGGTGGGCGGCGTGCTGCTGGTGCTGATCAGTCGCTTGCTTGTCGGCCGCTTAAATCGCTCGTTGCCCGACGATAGTTTGGCCCTACTGCTGGAACGCCATAATCCCGATTTGGGCGGTCGCTTGATCACCGCGGTGCAATTGGGCGATCCCCACCGCAGTGGCGATGCCCACGCGCCGGCGCTGCTGCAAGAGGTGCATCAGCAGGTCGCGGCGGCTGCCGATTCGGTGGATACTTCGCGGGTCCTGCGACGCGAACCGCTGCACCGCAAAGCCTACGCCGTGGTGCCGCTATTGGTGGCCGCCGCGGCGCTGTTGATTTTTAGCCCACAAGTGTTTGGTCGCGCCGCCGGACGGTTGTTGTTATTGACCGATACGCCCTGGCCGCGCGATGCCGAGCTGGAAATGGTGGGCCTGGAAATTCCCAAAGTGACCGCCGAACAAGACGATACCGGGCCGGTACAGAAGGTGGAATTTCACGACGGAGTGGCTCGCTTGGCCAAAGGCGCCAATGCCACGCTGCGAATCCGAGCCGCCGCCGATGATGCGGTCGTGCCGGACGTCTGCACGCTGTACTACAAGACCGAAGACGGCACCCGTGGGCAGGCCAATATGCGACGGGTGGGCCGCGTGGTGGATGGCTTTCAGGACTTTGTGCTCGATGGGCCGCCGCTGAGTGGCTTGGCGGGCGACCTGAGTTTTTCGATCCGCGGCTTGGACGCTCGACTAGACGACTTTCGAATCGAAACCGTGCCACCGCCGTCGATCAGCCGCTTGAAGGTGATCACCTATTATCCCGGCTACCTGCGCACCGATCCGGGCAGCAAACTGCCCGACATGACCACCGACTACCAACCCGGCTTGCGGCTCCGTGAAGGGTCTCGGGTGCAGTTGGTGGGAACCGCCAGTAAGCCGTTGGCCGATAATCTGGACGTGCTGGTGACCAGTGGAGAGACGGTTGTACCGGTCAGCGACTATGAGTTGGAAGCCGATGGCAAGACGTTTCGGTTTACGATCGCGGACGTCCGCCAACCGATCAGTGTGGTGATCGTGCCGATCGACCGCGAGCAGATTTCCGCGCAGGCTCCGTTCCGCTACTTCTTTGGCGTGGTTAGCGATACGCCGCCAGAGATCGAGATGCGTCTGCAGGGCATCGACCTGGCGGTCACCGCCGCGGCGCGGATTCCCATCGAGGGTACGATCCTGGACGACTACGGCGTCACGGCTGCCGAAGTCTCGGTGGTGCCGGTGATCGAGCAGGTGCCGCAACCGACCAGCCAACCGGTGCAGATCGATCGTAATGGCTCTTTCAGTACAGCGCTGGACTTGCGAGAGCTGACGGCGGCCGGACGGTTGACCGAATTGCTGCCCGGACAAGCCGTCAATGTGTTTGGGGAAGCGGCCGACGGGTACGACCTGGGCGGCGAACATCTCTCGCGTTCAGAAGTTTATCGCTTGGAAATTGTCACCGCCGACGCTCTGTTGGCCTTGCTGGAACGCCGCGAATTGGCGCTGCGGGCGCGGCTGGAACAAACCATCGACGAAACCCGCTCGCTCCGCGATTCGCTCGACCTGCTTCGCCGCGAAGGCTGGACTGCGGACGTCGACAGCGTGGCCATGCAGTCGGCTCCCGAACCGGACCCGGCCAACGATGACGAAAACGATGCAGCGGACCGCCAACGGCAGATTCTGCGACTGCGGATCCAGCAGGCGGGCCTGCAAGCATCGAAAACCAGTGAAGAATTGTCCGGATTGGCCACTTCGGTCGACGATCTGCTGGCGGAAATGGTTAACAACCGCGTCGACTCGGTCGATCGCCGCAAACGGCTGAGCGAGGGGGTGGCGGATCCGCTGCGAAAAGTGGTCGACGGTTCATTGGATACCCTTTCGCAGCAGATTACCGGCATGGAACGCCGCCTTGATGAACCCACCGTGGCCCGTGAACAAACCGCATTGGCGGTCCAGTCAGCCGATCAGGTATTATTGGAGTTGACGGCCGTGCTGGAGAAAATGTTGGATTTAGAAAGCTACAATGAGATTTTGGACCTCGTGCGATCGCTGATGGAAGCGCAAGATGGTCTAATCGATGACACTGAAACGGAACGAAATCAACGGATTCGCGATCTATTTAAATAA
- the sufU gene encoding Fe-S cluster assembly sulfur transfer protein SufU — MPSEQDIYEEHVLDHYEDPYHRGQCETATHAEEGNNPLCGDEIRVELNLDDDGKIREAWFEGKGCVISQASASMLMEKIEGMTLDELKEFSATEMLELFGPQLTPNRQKCCLLSWRVVQRAMHSPVDDDDDSVTFGGPSLGEES, encoded by the coding sequence ATGCCCTCAGAACAAGATATCTACGAAGAACACGTCCTCGATCACTACGAAGATCCCTACCATCGTGGGCAATGTGAAACGGCGACCCACGCCGAAGAAGGAAACAACCCGCTGTGTGGCGACGAGATCCGCGTGGAACTGAACCTGGACGACGATGGGAAAATTCGCGAAGCCTGGTTTGAAGGTAAAGGCTGTGTGATCAGTCAGGCCTCAGCGTCCATGCTAATGGAAAAGATCGAGGGCATGACGCTGGACGAATTGAAAGAATTCTCAGCAACCGAAATGCTGGAATTGTTCGGACCCCAACTGACACCCAACCGGCAGAAATGCTGCTTGCTGTCCTGGCGAGTGGTGCAACGCGCCATGCACTCGCCCGTCGACGATGACGACGATTCGGTCACCTTCGGCGGCCCCAGCCTGGGCGAAGAATCCTAA